Proteins from a genomic interval of Candidatus Eisenbacteria bacterium:
- the gltX gene encoding glutamate--tRNA ligase: MVKVRFAPSPTGFLHVGGARTALYNWLFARHEGGEFILRIEDTDSERSTPDSVKAILDGLEWLGLNWDIGPIFQSGRRHLYNFHLERLVEKGMAYRCFCTPDELREKREEARRMSIPPRYDGKCRNLGAGEHDRLLNSGKPFAVRFHVREGKTSFDDIIHGMIEFDNSTIGDFVLKKSDGFPTYNFAAAVDDSLMGITHVIRGDDHIANTPKQILILEALELPPSRFGHIPMILGSDRSRLSKRHGATSIEWYKNEGFLPSAMFNYLALLGWSYDGTQEYFAKEELVQKFDLERVSDKAAVFDIEKLRWMNGTYVKNLTEEDRCSLSSAYLAKVNLISLPLSVERKEYLKRVLRAVGDRLKLISQIAEYAGYFFKDEFAYDEQAFKKHLSGKEKAQLLTELSVLLSEEFAFDKDELEKRLRDLASRNQTKTSDYIHPLRVALSGKSVGPGIFDVVEILGRERVLERLKRAIDLIGDGT; encoded by the coding sequence TTGGTCAAAGTAAGATTCGCTCCCAGTCCCACCGGGTTTCTTCATGTCGGCGGAGCAAGGACAGCACTCTACAACTGGCTTTTCGCAAGACATGAGGGAGGAGAATTCATCCTGAGGATTGAGGATACCGACTCTGAACGTTCAACTCCGGACTCCGTGAAGGCAATCCTGGATGGACTTGAGTGGCTGGGTTTGAACTGGGACATCGGCCCGATTTTTCAGTCCGGGAGAAGGCACCTTTACAACTTTCATTTGGAAAGACTTGTTGAGAAGGGAATGGCTTACCGCTGCTTCTGCACGCCGGATGAGCTCAGGGAGAAGAGGGAAGAGGCGCGCAGGATGAGTATTCCTCCAAGATATGACGGTAAATGCAGAAACCTTGGGGCAGGCGAACACGATAGACTCCTGAACTCAGGGAAGCCGTTTGCAGTCAGATTCCACGTAAGAGAGGGGAAGACTTCGTTCGATGACATCATTCACGGAATGATCGAATTCGATAATTCGACAATTGGAGATTTTGTCCTGAAGAAATCAGACGGTTTCCCTACCTACAACTTTGCGGCCGCCGTTGATGATTCTCTCATGGGGATTACACATGTCATAAGGGGAGACGACCACATTGCGAACACACCGAAGCAGATTCTGATCCTGGAAGCGCTCGAGCTTCCTCCGTCGAGGTTCGGACACATTCCGATGATTCTTGGGTCCGATAGATCAAGATTATCGAAGAGGCACGGGGCTACTTCGATTGAATGGTACAAGAATGAGGGATTCCTTCCCTCCGCCATGTTCAACTATCTTGCGCTCCTTGGCTGGTCGTACGACGGAACTCAGGAATATTTTGCAAAAGAGGAGCTTGTTCAGAAATTCGACCTCGAAAGGGTAAGCGACAAAGCCGCCGTTTTTGACATCGAGAAGCTCCGATGGATGAACGGAACCTATGTGAAGAACCTGACTGAGGAAGACAGATGTTCTCTCTCCAGTGCATACCTGGCGAAGGTGAACTTGATTAGTCTTCCACTTTCAGTAGAACGAAAGGAATATTTGAAGAGAGTCCTGAGGGCTGTCGGAGACAGACTCAAACTCATTTCGCAAATCGCCGAGTACGCCGGCTACTTCTTCAAGGATGAATTTGCATACGATGAGCAGGCATTCAAGAAGCATCTTTCCGGAAAAGAGAAGGCACAACTCCTGACAGAGCTGAGCGTGTTGCTCAGCGAAGAGTTCGCGTTCGACAAGGACGAGCTCGAAAAAAGGCTGAGGGATCTCGCCTCAAGAAACCAAACGAAGACATCGGACTACATTCATCCCTTGAGAGTTGCACTCTCGGGGAAGAGTGTCGGTCCGGGGATCTTTGATGTTGTGGAGATTCTTGGAAGAGAGAGGGTCTTGGAGAGACTCAAAAGAGCTATCGACTTAATCGGCGACGGGACTTAA